The DNA region TGGCCAGCCACGACGTCTCGACCGCCTCCAGCCGGTTGCGGGCACGACGCAGCTGCTTGACCGCCCCGGGCAGGTCGCCGGGATGGATCGTCTCCGGGTCGATGGCGGCCACGCCGGCCACGGCGGCATCGAGGCCGGCCAGCACCCCCGCCACGTCCACGTCCACGTCGCCGGCCGGACCCGCGTCGGGGCGACCACCGCCGGCGGCGGTTGTGGCCGGCGCCCGCCCGTCGGACGCATACGCGGTCGTCGGCGTGGTCGTTGACGTGGTCGTTGGCCTGGTCGAGGCGGAGGTCAGCGTCAGCTGCTGGCGCGGGGTGGCCGCGTCCAGCTCGGTGTTGCCCTGGGTCATCGGTGTTGCCTGTCGCCGGTGCCCCCCGACGACTCCGAACGTACGTTCGATACGTTACTTGGCGTGCGCCGGCCTGTCAAGCAAGGTTTCCCCACATCGGGCCATCAACGCTGCGCTGCGCACGCCGGGGTGCTGCCTGACGGATGCTCGAGGGCCTGAATCAGCGTGTGCGTCTGATCATGCGACGCGCGTTCGGTTTGCACTCCGCCAAGGCCGCACTCGCGCTCGTGATGCTCTCCGCTGGCCTTCTCCATCTCACCCTGCCATGGGAGACCGAGCATGATCGCACCCACAATTTTAGCTCCACAGGCCTCACCGGAGGAGAGGATGAGCCGATGACATGAACGGACACACCTCCCACCGCGTCTTCTAGCTGGCTCAGGATGACGTCGCCCTCGCCGGCGTCAAGGTCGTTCGTCCCGTCGGGCGCTCCACCTGACCCCGGCTTCAGTCCGACGCCGACCCCAACTCCGCCGGAAGACGCCGTCGGAAGAAAGTCGGGGGTGGGGATTGACGATGGTCCCTGCACAGATAAGTCGGGTCACCTTCCTGAAACATCAATCGAACTTATGAACAAAACCGAGGTTCTAAGAGATCATGTCGAAGTATTCCTTGCGCGACAACTTGACGGATCGCGGTCCTCTCGTTTCTCGCTTCCGGCGCCGCTCGTTTCACCCTTCACGAAGCCGCCCCATCGACGGTCCGTCGATGGGGCGGCTTCGAAGGTGCTCCGTCTGCTCTTTGTCGGCTAGGCTGTGGTGGGCTCTTCTGGGCAGATTCCGTGCTTCTCTCCCAGGACCTCGACACAGGCCTCGATGTCAATCGGCGGAACCGCGATGTCGATCGTCTTATTCAGCGTCGCGCTCAGTCCTCCGAGCTTGACCGTATCCTCCTCGGCAAGGACCAGGAGGTCGCCCGCCCGGACCGTGATGTCGACGACGACGTCCTGTGGTTTGACGTCGCAAACGACGTTGATTCCGGTTCTCGTGCCGCCCTCGATTTCGGGCGACGCCCCGGGCTCGAGGAAATCAACCTCACACGCGGCCACCTTCTCCGTTTGCGCCTGTGAGACCGTGGTAAGACTGAAGAAGAGCGACGCCACGAGCGCCAGCCCCGTAACCAGGGCAAGGTTGCGTCGCGAGATTGCTTTTCTGAAGAGTGTCATCCCACCTTGCATGCGTTTTTCCTTTCGTGGTCAAGTTGAGGAGTGCTTTGTGACGGGCATGGCGGCGTCATGGTCGCCGAAGCCGGTCACTCCAGCGTCGTCGCTGCGTCACCACTGCGTCACCGCCCCCCATCGGCAGGAGGATTCGCCGGAAAGTTCGCGAAGGTGGGGTTCGGTCGTCGGGCGGCCCGGCCGTTGTTGGCTCAGACCGTGGGCTGACGGCCGCCGCTCAGGCTCCGAAGGTCGGCGAGCCAGGCGCGGATGGCGGCGCAGACCTCGTCGTCGTCGACCAGCACGACCTGCCGCCGGAGTGACGGATCATCGCCCACGACGGATTTGATCCGGACCCGTAGCGGCGCTCGAGGATCGTCCTCGAGCCAGGCGTTGAGGACGAGGATCGCAGTCGGCCCTCGACGCTCCTCCATGGCCACGACCCTTACACTCCGCCGTCACCGGGGCGTCACCTGCCATGCGGTGCGGCGGCTAGCTGCGGGCGGGCCATCCGCTGATCAGGTCGGTCAGCGCGTGCGACGGTGCCAGGCCGAGCTCCCGGCCGAGCAGCGCCTCGTAGGAGCGGTACTGGCGGATCGCCTCGTTGGGGTTTCCCTCGGCCATGTGCGCGCGAATGAGCGCCGCCTGCGCCGTCTCCCGTAGCGGCTCGCCCGCGACGCAAGCCAGGCCTGCTTCCACCGCCTCGGCGTGGCGGCCGGCCATGGACAGTCGGTGACACAACGCCTCGAGGGCGTGCAGCCGAAGCTGGCGGAAAGGCTCCTGTTCGACGATGACCCAGTCGTCGTACCAGTCGGGCAGGAGGTCGCCGCGGAGACTCGCGAAGTCAACGTTGACGAGGCTGTCAGCGCCATCCACGAGCCGACGCGCCAGTCCTTCGGCGTCGCGCAGATCCACCCGGACGGCGCTGCGCAGTTGCAGGTGCGTCGAAGTCGACGACACGATCTCCAGACCGGCCTGCTTGATGCGCCACAGCGCAGTCCGCAGATTCGCCCCGGCCCGATCCTCGGCCGCGTCAGGCCAGAGGGAACCGGCGACGTGCGAGCGCAGCCTGGGCCCGTGGTTGATGGCGAGGAACCCGATCAGGCGCTGAGCGCCTGGCTGCAGGGTGGCCACCTCGCTGCCGCATCGGACCTCGAAGTGGCGGATCAGTTGGACCCGGACCCGCCTCTCGACGACGGGGGCGTCGAGGAGAAGGGGACCTTTCAGCACACTGACGGACATCGACATTCCTTGCCCAGCCTTGGCTGCGAGTGCGCGATGTTACGACGCTTGATCACATATCAAGACGCGAGATGCGGAGATCGGGCTCTCCTGCGCTCGACAACCGGGAAGCTGACACTGTCGCCCGGAAACCCAAGCCCCCACCCCTTCCCACGGCTCATCGTGCGCCGGCTTGCTCGGAGGCCCCGTCGGGAAGCGCGGGCCGGGCAAGGCCACTGTACTTCAGACGGGGCGTCGACGGAAGCCAGCGTCCTAGACGTGATGAGCCGCGATCGCTCGGAACAACGACATCAGCGACGCCGCTCGGATCGAACTCGCCTAGTCTCGCCATCCCCTTTCAGGACGGACGGTCGTGGCCGAGACCTTCACCGCCGCGGAGCGGGACCTGCTCGCCCGCTACTTCACCGACCTCAACGGTGACGTGTTCGCGCTGACCGGCCTTCCTGAGGTCGTCAAGGGGGCGCTGTTCGCGCGGTACTCGCGGTCGTCGAAGAGCTTGCGGCGGCTCTTCCTGGATGAGTTCGCGCCCGGACTGACGGGCGACGACGGGTTCGCGCCCGGACTGACGGGCGACGACGGGTTCCCGCCCCGACCGACCAGCAACAACGCGCCTATGGCGGCGACAACCGAGCAGGGGATCGGGGTCGAGCGCGCCCAGCGGCTCTACGAGCGGGTCCTGACCGAGTACGGCGACGACTCGGTCGCTCAGCTCGGCGGGGCGCACGTCGCGGTGGAGCAGGCCTCCAACCTCCTGACCAAGCAGCTGGAGCGGGGTCGCCTGGCCGCCTACCTCGAGCAATCCACGAGGTACGTCGCGTACGACGACAAGCCGGGCGGGCGGTACCGCTACTACCGCGACCCCGACGTGCTCTCCGGCCGGCACGCCGCCGCCTACATCCGACAGCTCGACGCGATCTTCGACACCTACGCCACCCTCCTGCCGCAGATGCTGGACTGGGTGCGCACCCGGTACCCGCCGACCGACGCTGCCAGCGAGCGGGCGTGGCGCTCGGCGACCAAGGCCAAGGCCCTCGACCTCCTGCGCGGGCTCCTGCCCGCTGCGACCACCAGCAACGTGGGGATCTTCGCCAGCGGGCAGGCGTACGAGGCGCTGCTGCTGCGCCTGCACGCCAGCGAGCTTGCCGAGGCCGGGACCTGCTTCGCCGCGCTGCTACGTGAACTGCGCAAGGTCATCCCGTCGTTCCTCACCCGGATCGACCGCCCCGACCGCGGTGGGGTGTGGAGCGCGTACCTGCGCGTCACCCGCGCGGACACCCGCAGCCTCGCCGACCACCTCCTCGGCGAGATCGCGCCCGACCCGGTCGAGGGGGTCACCCTCGTCGACTGGTCACCGCGGGACGCAGGCACCGCCGAGGTCCAGCTGGTCGCGGCGATGCTGTACCCACACGCCGACCTCCCCGAGGAACACCTGCTCGGGGTGGCCCGGAGAATGCGAGCCGACGAGCGCCGGCAGGTCATCGACGCCTACGTCGGCGAACGACGCAACCGCCGGCACAAGCCCGGCCGCGCCTTCGAGCGGCTGTGGTACCGCTTCGACGTGCTCGGCGACTACGGCGCGTTCCGCGATCTGCAGCGACACCGGATGCTCACCATCGACTGGCAGGACCTCACGACCCGCCACGGGTACGAGACGCCACCCGAGATCGAGGAGGCCGGTGTCGCCGACCGCTGGCACCAGGCACTCGAGCGGTCCGCCGCGCTGTACGAGCAGCTGCTGGACGACCACCCGGCGCAGGCACAGTACGCGGTCTGCTTCGCCTACCGCACGCGTTACGTGATGCAGCTCAACGCCCGCGCCGCGATGCACCTGATCGAGCTGCGGTCCTCGCCCCAGGGCCATCCCTCCTACCGGCGCGTCGTGCAGCAGATGCACCGGTTGATCGCGGACGTGGCCGGCCACACCGTCGTGGCCGATGCGATGGTCCACGTCGACCACGGCGGCGCCGAGCTGGAACGCCTCGACGCGGAGCGACGTGCCGACGCGCGCCGCCGGCAGCGCAACGTCGGGGCGAGGAGCTGAGGTGTGACCGGGCTCGGTTCGTCGCCGATCACGGGCGAGTACGACCGCGGGCGGCTGCTGGCACGTGCCCAACACGACTACAACGCCCAGGTGGCGATCGCCCACGGGTGGGCGGAGACGCTGACCCGGATGTGGGACAGCTTCGACGACGCCGAGCGGCGTGGTGCGGTTGCGCGGATCGAACAGGCCATCGGGCGGATCGATCGTCTCGCGACGGGGGTCTTCGCCGAGGCCCGCGCCGACGAGCTCGCCCGGACGGTGAGCGCCGCCCCGCTCGACGCCCGTATCGTCGTGGACCCCACCGGACACCGCGACCGGCGAGTGCGTTCGTTGCCCGACCGCCCGGTCCCGGTGCTCGCCGACCGCACCGTGCTGGGCATGCTGATCGATGACCTGGTGGCGGCCCAGCAGGCCGGCGCCCCGCCCGACACCATCACCGAGCTCGCCGTGGAAACGACCGGCGACCGCGTCGAGCTGGTGGTGCGCACACCCGGTGGTCAGCCGTCCCCGCCGATCGACGCCGACGACCCGCTCGGCCACTCGTCGCACCCGACCGCGGTGTTGCGACTGTTGGCGTCGCGCGTCCTGGCTGACGCGATCGGCGCCGAGCTGATCGTGTGCCATGACGGCGCCGCTGCGGTCGCCACGGTGCAGCTGGCCCGCGTCCCCTAACGGCCGTGCGTGCTGTCGTCGGACGACGGCGGTGGTCCGGCGGGGGCCGACAGGGCCTTGGCTAGGATGGGGGCCAAACCCGCGACGGAGCACGCCATGGCCACGCCGCACTTCGGTCGGGTCGTCACCGCGATGGTCACGCCCTTCCGCGACGATCTGTCGCTCGACCTGGACGGGGCGACACGCCTGGCACGCCACCTGATCGAGCACGGCACCGAGACGATCCTGCTGTCGGGCACCACCGGCGAGAGTCCCACCCTGGACGGCGACGAACAGCTGGAGCTCCTCCAGGCGGTCAAGGACGCGGTGGCAGACGGCGGCCAGGTCATCGTCGGCACCGGGACCAACGACACCGCCAAGACCTGCGCATCCACGGACAAGGCGACCGCGGCCGGAGCGGACGGGGTGCTCGTGGTCACCCCCTACTACAACAAACCCGACCAGCGCGGCCTGCTGCAGCACTTCCGAGCCGTGGCGGCCAGCACCGACCGTCCCGTGCTGCTGTACGACATCC from Actinomycetota bacterium includes:
- a CDS encoding bacterial transcriptional activator domain-containing protein; translation: MSVSVLKGPLLLDAPVVERRVRVQLIRHFEVRCGSEVATLQPGAQRLIGFLAINHGPRLRSHVAGSLWPDAAEDRAGANLRTALWRIKQAGLEIVSSTSTHLQLRSAVRVDLRDAEGLARRLVDGADSLVNVDFASLRGDLLPDWYDDWVIVEQEPFRQLRLHALEALCHRLSMAGRHAEAVEAGLACVAGEPLRETAQAALIRAHMAEGNPNEAIRQYRSYEALLGRELGLAPSHALTDLISGWPARS
- a CDS encoding FAD-dependent thymidylate synthase, whose translation is MAETFTAAERDLLARYFTDLNGDVFALTGLPEVVKGALFARYSRSSKSLRRLFLDEFAPGLTGDDGFAPGLTGDDGFPPRPTSNNAPMAATTEQGIGVERAQRLYERVLTEYGDDSVAQLGGAHVAVEQASNLLTKQLERGRLAAYLEQSTRYVAYDDKPGGRYRYYRDPDVLSGRHAAAYIRQLDAIFDTYATLLPQMLDWVRTRYPPTDAASERAWRSATKAKALDLLRGLLPAATTSNVGIFASGQAYEALLLRLHASELAEAGTCFAALLRELRKVIPSFLTRIDRPDRGGVWSAYLRVTRADTRSLADHLLGEIAPDPVEGVTLVDWSPRDAGTAEVQLVAAMLYPHADLPEEHLLGVARRMRADERRQVIDAYVGERRNRRHKPGRAFERLWYRFDVLGDYGAFRDLQRHRMLTIDWQDLTTRHGYETPPEIEEAGVADRWHQALERSAALYEQLLDDHPAQAQYAVCFAYRTRYVMQLNARAAMHLIELRSSPQGHPSYRRVVQQMHRLIADVAGHTVVADAMVHVDHGGAELERLDAERRADARRRQRNVGARS